A DNA window from Desulfonatronum thiosulfatophilum contains the following coding sequences:
- a CDS encoding UbiD family decarboxylase — MDLRNFMDMLAENDQLLTISEDVDPFLEISALSAHAVREHGRALLFTNARNSRHPVLTNAFATEQRLALALGHDSLRTFGVAADQFLRRTEENLSAPLPNVDNPPCRERVHANRDVGFQHLPMMTFWPGDAGPCLTAAVVMTRHPETGQRNAGVYRIQIIDHCTATLGWHPGSGAQEHFAAASARGLPLEVAVAVGVPPAVLLAAALPLPSGIDELIFAAAMFGSELQLARCHTLDLLVPATSQFVLEGLAHPEPRAVEGPFGNHTGMQTTPRSCPVFKLQAITHGNNPIFQSIIAGPPPSESTWTAKVFEAMLRVRLQSSFPEILDLHLPLEGIFQNLLFVQIKAECKNTLEMLRALLDQPGLQRFRFLVAVDEAVDVRDTSQVLWRLGNCIDPARDMIALEGTLAPWHRTASSGFGQKLIFDARRKPSQQLIPPHPDPAFRQRIIQLWKDVQR; from the coding sequence GCGGAACTTCATGGACATGCTGGCGGAGAACGACCAGCTGCTGACGATCAGCGAGGACGTGGATCCTTTTCTCGAAATTTCCGCCCTTTCCGCCCATGCTGTTCGGGAACATGGCCGGGCGTTGCTGTTCACCAATGCGCGCAACAGCCGGCACCCCGTTCTGACCAATGCTTTTGCCACCGAACAACGGCTTGCCCTGGCCCTGGGACATGACAGCCTGCGGACGTTCGGGGTTGCCGCGGATCAATTCCTGCGGCGGACGGAAGAAAATCTCTCCGCTCCCCTCCCCAACGTTGACAATCCGCCCTGTCGGGAGCGGGTGCATGCAAACCGTGATGTCGGTTTTCAGCATCTACCCATGATGACCTTCTGGCCCGGCGACGCCGGGCCGTGTCTGACCGCGGCCGTGGTCATGACCAGACATCCGGAAACCGGGCAGCGCAATGCCGGCGTCTACCGGATACAGATCATCGATCACTGCACGGCCACCCTGGGATGGCATCCCGGCAGCGGGGCTCAGGAGCATTTTGCCGCGGCATCGGCGCGCGGGCTGCCGCTGGAAGTTGCTGTCGCCGTGGGTGTTCCTCCCGCTGTGCTGCTGGCAGCCGCCCTGCCCTTGCCTTCGGGAATTGATGAATTGATCTTTGCCGCAGCCATGTTCGGCTCGGAACTGCAACTGGCCAGGTGCCACACCCTGGACCTGCTTGTCCCGGCGACGAGCCAGTTCGTGCTCGAAGGCCTTGCCCACCCGGAGCCACGAGCCGTGGAAGGTCCCTTCGGGAACCACACCGGAATGCAGACCACCCCTCGCAGCTGTCCCGTATTCAAACTGCAAGCCATAACCCACGGCAATAACCCGATCTTCCAGAGCATCATCGCGGGACCGCCGCCCTCGGAGAGCACTTGGACGGCCAAGGTTTTCGAGGCCATGCTGCGGGTTCGACTACAATCCTCATTTCCCGAAATCCTGGACCTCCACCTGCCCCTGGAAGGCATTTTCCAGAACCTGCTTTTCGTGCAAATCAAGGCTGAGTGCAAAAACACCCTGGAAATGCTACGGGCCCTGCTGGACCAGCCCGGGTTGCAGCGTTTTCGTTTTTTGGTCGCGGTTGACGAAGCCGTGGATGTCCGCGACACTTCCCAGGTACTGTGGAGGCTCGGCAACTGCATTGATCCGGCCAGGGACATGATCGCCCTCGAAGGAACTCTCGCCCCCTGGCATCGAACCGCATCGTCGGGCTTCGGTCAAAAGCTCATTTTCGATGCCCGTCGAAAGCCGTCCCAGCAACTGATTCCTCCGCATCCGGATCCGGCGTTTCGTCAGCGAATCATCCAACTTTGGAAAGACGTTCAAAGGTAA
- a CDS encoding UbiX family flavin prenyltransferase, with translation MSTPLPKRIVLAVTGASGMAYAETLAGYLQNYCELHLIVSQAGWLVWNQELGLPQENLLNKAHCSYSQDDLAAPPASGSWQHQGMVVCPCSMASLAAIANGLGSNLIHRAADVTLKERRRLVLVARETPLNTVHLENMLAATRAGAVIMPASPGFYHRPRTLQELVDQLAGRILDALGIEHDLTRRWGE, from the coding sequence ATGTCCACACCACTTCCCAAGCGTATCGTTCTCGCCGTGACCGGCGCCAGCGGCATGGCCTATGCCGAAACCCTGGCCGGATATCTGCAAAATTACTGCGAACTGCACCTGATCGTTTCCCAGGCCGGATGGCTGGTCTGGAACCAGGAACTGGGCCTGCCCCAGGAGAATCTGCTGAACAAGGCGCATTGCAGCTATTCGCAAGACGACCTTGCCGCGCCACCGGCCAGCGGTTCCTGGCAGCACCAGGGCATGGTGGTCTGCCCCTGCTCCATGGCCAGCCTGGCCGCCATAGCGAACGGGTTGGGCAGCAACCTGATCCACAGGGCCGCGGACGTCACGCTCAAGGAACGCCGCCGCCTGGTCCTCGTTGCCAGGGAAACTCCTTTGAATACCGTGCACCTGGAAAACATGCTCGCCGCAACCCGTGCTGGCGCCGTGATTATGCCGGCCAGTCCCGGCTTCTATCATCGCCCCCGCACCTTGCAGGAACTTGTGGACCAACTGGCGGGAAGAATCCTGGACGCATTGGGTATCGAGCATGATCTGACGAGAAGATGGGGAGAATAG
- the brnA gene encoding type II toxin-antitoxin system BrnA family antitoxin, protein MKAENFDKKFDQAKEDIIDDLDLSTARRVNQEQKRINVDFPAWVVESLDREAARIGVTRQSIIKVWLVERLKAEAAGKPLNGGAASSAH, encoded by the coding sequence ATGAAAGCTGAAAATTTTGACAAGAAATTTGATCAAGCCAAAGAGGACATCATTGATGATCTTGATTTGTCCACGGCGCGTCGTGTCAACCAGGAACAAAAGCGCATAAATGTCGACTTCCCTGCTTGGGTGGTAGAGTCGCTGGATCGTGAAGCCGCTCGTATCGGCGTTACTCGTCAGTCAATCATCAAGGTATGGCTGGTTGAGCGTTTAAAGGCAGAAGCTGCCGGCAAGCCGCTCAATGGTGGCGCCGCAAGCAGCGCACATTAG
- a CDS encoding BrnT family toxin has translation MIDFEYDDGKSLANLEKHGIDFIDAQALWRDPDLLEIQAKSDDESRFLVIGLIGRKHWSAVITYRNGTIRLISVRRSRKREVELYES, from the coding sequence ATGATCGACTTCGAGTACGATGATGGCAAGAGCTTGGCCAATCTGGAAAAACATGGAATCGACTTTATTGATGCTCAGGCTCTTTGGAGGGATCCAGACCTGCTGGAAATACAAGCTAAATCGGATGATGAGTCACGGTTTCTGGTCATAGGCCTTATAGGCCGAAAGCATTGGTCTGCAGTCATCACTTATAGAAACGGAACAATTCGGCTCATTTCTGTGAGGCGTTCTCGTAAAAGAGAGGTGGAGCTTTATGAAAGCTGA